From Schizosaccharomyces pombe strain 972h- genome assembly, chromosome: II, the proteins below share one genomic window:
- the ght2 gene encoding plasma membrane glucose/fructose:proton symporter Ght2, which translates to MGFKRGKNFTLVMLIFVSMAGWMFGADTGSIGGVTSMRDFRERYADRYDPITDQYSLSSARQGLLTGMVNVGSLFGCIISSPIADRFGKRLSIIGFCAVYIIGIIVQVTAVPSWVQIMVAKIWTGIGIGALSVLAPGYQSETAPPSIRGTVVVTYQLFVTGGIFIAACINMGTHKLHKTAQWRVSIGINLLWGIITMIGILFLPESPRYLIQVGKDEEAVRVLSESAELFPDSEEVQNEYHRLKSSIDEEFAGGPCSWASIFGKDIRYRTFLGMFVMSLQQLTGNNYFFYYGFSVMQGAGINSPYLSAMILDAVNFGCTFGGMYVLERFGRRNPLIIGGIWQSICFFIYSAVGSRALYHKNGTSNTRAGAVMIVMACLFIFGFAQTWAPAAYVIVGESYPVRYRSKCAAVATASNWLWNFLISFFTPFIQASIGFKYGYVFASCNLTGAIVIFLFAKETKGLTLEEINELYMSVIKPWESGNFKLNYSEQKKVEKEKSRKGGARGESVEYVERASNTDSSPQYSSHEEDYA; encoded by the coding sequence ATGGGGTTCAAGCGTGGAAAGAATTTTACCCTTGTTATGTTAATTTTCGTCTCCATGGCCGGTTGGATGTTTGGTGCTGATACCGGTTCCATTGGTGGTGTTACTAGTATGCGCGATTTTCGTGAGCGTTATGCTGATAGATATGACCCGATCACCGACCAGTATTCTTTGTCTTCGGCTCGTCAAGGTCTTTTAACTGGTATGGTTAACGTTGGTTCCTTGTTTGGATGTATCATTTCTTCTCCCATTGCCGATCGTTTTGGTAAGAGACTTTCTATCATTGGTTTTTGTGCTGTTTATATCATTGGTATCATCGTTCAAGTTACCGCTGTTCCCTCTTGGGTACAAATCATGGTTGCCAAGATTTGGACTGGTATTGGTATTGGCGCTCTTTCTGTCTTGGCTCCTGGATATCAATCAGAGACTGCTCCTCCCAGTATTCGTGGTACCGTCGTCGTCACTTATCAGTTGTTTGTCACTGGTGGAATTTTCATTGCCGCTTGTATCAATATGGGTACTCACAAACTTCATAAAACTGCCCAGTGGCGTGTTTCAATTGGTATTAATCTCCTTTGGGGTATCATTACCATGATTGGAATTCTCTTCCTTCCCGAATCCCCTCGTTATCTTATTCAAGTTGGCAAGGATGAAGAGGCTGTTAGAGTTCTTTCTGAAAGTGCTGAGCTTTTTCCTGATAGTGAGGAAGTTCAAAATGAATATCACCGTCTCAAATCATCTATTGACGAAGAATTTGCTGGTGGCCCTTGCAGCTGGGCAAGCATTTTCGGTAAAGACATTCGTTATCGTACTTTCCTTGGTATGTTTGTTATGTCGCTTCAACAATTGACCGGTAACAACTATTTCTTCTACTATGGTTTCTCAGTTATGCAAGGAGCTGGTATTAATTCTCCTTACCTATCTGCTATGATTCTTGATGCAGTTAATTTTGGCTGCACTTTTGGTGGTATGTATGTATTGGAAAGGTTTGGTCGTCGTAACCCTCTTATCATTGGTGGTATTTGGCAGtcaatttgctttttcatttattcaGCTGTCGGTTCTCGTGCTTTATATCATAAGAACGGTACTTCAAATACCCGTGCTGGTGCCGTTATGATTGTCATGGCAtgtcttttcatttttggatttgCTCAAACTTGGGCTCCTGCCGCATACGTTATTGTTGGTGAGTCATACCCTGTTCGTTACCGCTCTAAGTGTGCTGCCGTCGCTACTGCTAGCAACTGGCTCTGGAATTTCCTAATTTCATTCTTTACTCCATTCATTCAAGCTTCTATTGGATTCAAGTACGGTTACGTTTTTGCTTCTTGTAATTTGACCGGTGCAATTgttattttcttgtttgCTAAAGAGACTAAAGGTCTTACTTTGGAAGAAATTAATGAGTTGTATATGTCTGTCATCAAGCCCTGGGAATCTGGTAACTTTAAGCTTAACTATTCTGAGCAAAAGAAAGTTGAGAAAGAGAAATCCAGAAAGGGCGGTGCCCGTGGTGAGTCTGTTGAGTATGTTGAGCGTGCTTCAAACACTGACTCATCTCCACAATACTCTTCCCATGAGGAAGATTACGCATAA
- the prp39 gene encoding U1 snRNP-associated protein Prp39, whose amino-acid sequence MDYGDIYIAEETEWDKYNRQINKNPDDFDAWEGLVRASEHLEGGVGRNSSKQAINTLRSVYDRFLGKYPLLFGYWKKYADFEFFVAGAEASEHIYERGIAGIPHSVDLWTNYCAFKMETNGDANEVRELFMQGANMVGLDFLSHPFWDKYLEFEERQERPDNVFQLLERLIHIPLHQYARYFERFVQVSQSQPIQQLLPPDVLASIRADVTREPAKVVSAGSKQITVERGELEIEREMRARIYNIHLQIFQKVQLETAKRWTFESEIKRPYFHVKELDEAQLVNWRKYLDFEEVEGDFQRICHLYERCLITCALYDEFWFRYARWMSAQPDHLNDVSIIYERASCIFASISRPGIRVQYALFEESQGNIASAKAIYQSILTQLPGNLEAVLGWVGLERRNAPNYDLTNAHAVLRSIINEGKCNTGITEVLITEDIKLVWKIEGDIELARNMFLQNAPALLDCRHFWISFLRFELEQPLNSKNYTEHHARVSNVMEMIRNKTRLPPRTIMDLTKLYMEYLCHQSNDPSVLQEYLLIDRDVFGPFSVRESHWKKLDEGQDLKQVSTRLLSTNGHPGISVNEAKIKSGESPYEKYYRLQGVVETVTSGVAANGSS is encoded by the exons ATGGATTATGGGGATATTTACATTGCAGAGGAAACAGAATGGGATAAATATAATcgtcaaataaataaaaatccaGATGATTTTGATGCTTG GGAAGGACTGGTTCGTGCTTCAGAACATCTTGAGGGAGGTGTTGGCAGAAACTCTTCGAAACAGGCTATCAATACATTAAGAAGTGTGTACGATCGATTCTTGGGAAAATATCCGCTATTGTTTGGTTATTGGAAGAAGTATGCAGattttgagttttttgTGGCAGGTGCTGAAGCATCAGAGCAT atcTACGAACGAGGAATTGCTGGTATTCCACACTCTGTTGATTTGTGGACAAACTATTGCGCTTTTAAAATGGAAACCAATGGTGATGCAAATGAAGTTCGGGA GCTATTCATGCAAGGTGCGAACATGGTTGGATTGGATTTTCTGTCACATCCATTTTGGGATAAATATCTGGAATTTGAGGAGCGTCAGGAGCGTCCAGATAATGTATTTCAATTATTAGAGCGTCTTATACACATTCCCCTACATCAATACGCTCGTTATTTTGAAAG ATTCGTTCAAGTTTCACAGAGTCAACCAATACAGCAATTATTACCTCCTGACGTATTGGCATCTATCAGAGCTGATGTAACTCGTGAACCCGCTAAAGTTGTTTCTGCTGgatcaaaacaaattacCGTTGAACGCGGTGAACTCGAAATTGAAAGAGAGATGAGAGCTCGCATATATAATATCcatttgcaaatttttcaaaaagttcaACTCGAAACTGCTAAACGATGGACGTTCGAATCGGAAATTAAACGTCCTTACTTTCATGTTAAAGAACTCGATGAAGCACAACTAGTTAATTGGAGAAAATATTTGGACTTTGAAGAAGTGGAGGGAGATTTTCAGAGAATATGTCATTTGTATGAGAGATGTTTAATTACTTGTGCACTTTATGATGAATTTTGGTTCAGATATGCAAGGTGGATGTCAGCCCAACCTGACCATCTTAACGATGTTTCTATAATTTATGAACGTGCATCTTGCATTTTTGCTTCAATATCGAGACCAGGAATCCGAGTGCAATATGCTCTTTTTGAGGAATCCCAAGGCAACATAGCTTCAGCTAAAGCAATCTACCAGTCCATTTTAACTCAAC TTCCTGGAAATCTCGAAGCAGTGTTAGGATGGGTTGGTttagaaagaagaaatgcCCCCAATTACGATTTAACCAACGCACATGCAGTTTTGCGGAGTATAATAAATGAAGGAAAATGTAATACAGGCATTACTGAAGTATTAATTACGGAGGACATCAAACTAGTTTGGAAAATTGAAGGGGACATTGAACTTGCAAGGAATAtgtttttacaaaatgcACCAGCTTTATTGGATTGCCGTCATTTTTGGATATCTTTTCTTCGGTTTGAGTTAGAGCAGCCTTTAA ACAGCAAAAACTATACTGAACATCACGCCCGTGTCTCTAATGTAATGGAAATgattagaaataaaacaagGTTACCGCCAAGGACGATAATGGATCTTACAAAGCTATACATGGAATATCTTTGCCACCAATCCAACGATCCTTCAGTTTTACAGGAATACTTATTAATTGATCGAGATGTCTTTGGGCCTTTTAGTGTACGGGAATCCCACTGGAAAAAGCTCGATGAAGGACAAGATTTGAAACAGGTTAGTACTAGGCTTTTAAGCACTAACGGTCACCCTGGTATTTCTGTGAATGAAGCAAAAATCAAGTCTGGTGAATCTCCATATGAGAAATATTACCGTCTTCAGGGTGTTGTTGAGACAGTAACATCTGGTGTTGCTGCCAATGGGTCTTCATAA
- the atg5 gene encoding autophagy-associated protein Atg5: MNVDNNKGNIPELLWNGTISVRIDYEGNSLAYLANVPRQSYFAQILPNVQRLLAPSIPLSECWLDYNGVPLKWHWPVGLLFDLLTVFDPDTPRAPVLWRIQLRSGLFPTTKILQMETMDTFRTYFFNCLKESDYVRNGSSSGIIALSKAETDTYWNAILNHDYYDFRPIAIKILFSKSKFIPLKIYLGANAPIIQTSAPLGSSLGEFLNKRLPDLFPSCDKFLIVKPVIHGITIFLQSVLDELNRDFCYIDGFLHIVLMKV, translated from the exons atgaatgtcGATAATAATAAAGGCAATATTCCAGAGCTCCTTTGGAATGGCACTATTTCTGTGCGCATTGATTATGAAGGTAATTCTCTGGCCTATCTA GCTAACGTCCCGCGACAATCATATTTTGCTCAAATACTCCCAAATGTTCAACGTCTGTTGGCACCTTCAATCCCTTTATCAGAATGTTGGTTGGATTATAATGGGGTTCCTCTTAAATG GCATTGGCCTGTTGGCTTACTTTTCGATTTGTTAACAGTGTTTGATCCGGATACTCCTCGAGCGCCGGTGCTATGGCGCATTCAATTGCGCTCAGGTCTATTTCCTACAACCAAAATACTTCAAATGGAAACCATGGATACTTTTCgaacatattttttcaactgcTTAAAAGAG TCTGATTACGTTCGTAACGGAAGTTCGTCTGGAATAATCGCTCTTTCAAAGGCAGAAACAGACACCTACTGGAATGCAATACTCAATCATGATTACTATGATTTCCGTCCCATTGCtataaaaatacttttttcaaaatccaaattcattcctttaaaaatttatttaggGGCCAATGCTCCTATTATACAAACTTCTGCACCTCTTGGTAGTTCTCTTGGTGAGTTTCTCAATAAACGCCTTCCCGACTTGTTTCCATCATGTGATAAATTCTTAATAGTTAAACCAGTTATTCATGGTattacaatttttcttcagaGCGTTTTAGACGAGCTCAATCGAGATTTCTGTTACATTGATGGGTTTTTACatattgttttaatgaaaGTTTAA